The sequence GTGAGTGCCATCTTGCGGGCTAATTGATTTCGTTTCCTTCACGCTCAAGCGGTTGAAACGGTTCAAGCTGTTCAAGCGGTCTTTACACATAGAATAGTATCTTCATGCTGTTCAGCGTCTCTTCCAGGGGGACGCGCTCGTCGACGCCCTGCTGGAGGAAGGTCCTGACCTTGTCTATCATGGAGATGGCATGGTCCACCTTCTGGTTGTTCCCGGGTGTGTAGGCCCCGATGTTGATGAGGTCCTCCGCCCGCTCGAACTCTGCGAGGATCTCGACTATCCGGCTCGCGTAGTCCGTCTGGTCTCTCGGGGTTATGTCCTTCATGAGCCTCGACACGCTGCGCAGGACGTCGATGGGGGGGTAGTGGTTGGCATCGGCGAGCTTTCGCGAAAGGACCACGTGACCGTCGAGGATGGACCTCGCCGAGTCCGCAATCGGGTCGTCAAGGTCGTCACCTTCCACGAGAACGGTGTATATCGCGGTCATGGTCCCGCTCCCCTCTCCGTTGCCCGCCCTCTCGAGGACCTTCGCAAGAAGTGAGAACACGCTCGGGGTATAGCCCTTCGACGTCGGCGGCTCGCCGATGGCGAGCCCGATCTCGCGCTGCGCCATGCTGAAGCGGGTCAGCGAGTCCATGAGGAGGAGGACATCGTTCCCCCTGTCCCGGAAATACTCGGCCAGTGCTATGGTGAGAAAAGCCCCCCTCACCCGTATGAGAGGCGGCTGGTCCGATGTCGCGACGACGACAACGGAGTTCTTGATCCCGTCACCCAGATCGCGCTCGATGAACTCCCTCACCTCGCGGCCGCGCTCGCCGATGAGGCCGATGACGTTCACGTTCGCCTCGGTGTGGCGCGCGATCATGCCCAGAAGGACGCTCTTGCCCACGCCGGAACCGGCAAAGATCCCTATCCTCTGGCCCTTGCCGCACGTCAGGAGCCCGTTGATGCTGCGAATGCCAAGGTCGAGGGGATCGGTGATGCGCTTCTTGCGCATGGGATTCACTGTTTCGCGATAGATGGGAACGGACTCGGTGCACTTGAGGGGGCCCTTTCCGTCCATGGGGTTCCCCAGGCCATCGATGACCCGGCCAAGAAGTCCCTCCCCTGCGGCAATGTCCACGGTCTTCTTCCTGGAAAGTATCCGTGATCCTATGCCCACTCCTCGTATATCGCCAAGGGGCATGAGAAGCGTCTTGCCTTCCTTGAAACCCACCACCTCGGCATCGATGGGGACAGCGCTGTCGACGGGATAGATGAGGGCCGAGTCACCCACGGAGGAGATGGGGCCCTTTCCCTCTATGACAAGGCCCACCACCTGGTTGACCTTTCCGTAGACACGGTAGGGGTAAAGGTTCGACAGCATGTCCCTCGTCAGGGACAGGGTCCGGTCAATCGAATCTTCCATTGAGATACTCT comes from Syntrophorhabdus sp. and encodes:
- a CDS encoding FliI/YscN family ATPase yields the protein MEDSIDRTLSLTRDMLSNLYPYRVYGKVNQVVGLVIEGKGPISSVGDSALIYPVDSAVPIDAEVVGFKEGKTLLMPLGDIRGVGIGSRILSRKKTVDIAAGEGLLGRVIDGLGNPMDGKGPLKCTESVPIYRETVNPMRKKRITDPLDLGIRSINGLLTCGKGQRIGIFAGSGVGKSVLLGMIARHTEANVNVIGLIGERGREVREFIERDLGDGIKNSVVVVATSDQPPLIRVRGAFLTIALAEYFRDRGNDVLLLMDSLTRFSMAQREIGLAIGEPPTSKGYTPSVFSLLAKVLERAGNGEGSGTMTAIYTVLVEGDDLDDPIADSARSILDGHVVLSRKLADANHYPPIDVLRSVSRLMKDITPRDQTDYASRIVEILAEFERAEDLINIGAYTPGNNQKVDHAISMIDKVRTFLQQGVDERVPLEETLNSMKILFYV